From Anaerolineae bacterium, the proteins below share one genomic window:
- a CDS encoding Threonine synthase, whose protein sequence is MSTLPLLQRYRSLLDLPQHTQLVTLAEGNTPLIPLPRLAEQWGGDFELYVKYEGLNPTGSFKDRGMTAAISEAVGRGAKTVICASTGNTAASAAAYAARAGLKAVVLIPQGKVAAGKLAGAVAYGAQVIQIQGSFDDALHLVVEICQRHPIALVNSLNPFRLEGQKTAAFEICDVLGSAPDWLCLPVGNAGNITSYWMGFRQYDQARQSGLPRILGVQACGAAPLVLGHPVDHPETVATAIRIGRPARGEQALQAAEESGGRIIAVSDEEILAMQKTLAGEGVWVEPASAAGLAGFAAEVLAGRIQPKGKRVVAICTGHGLKDPDIVVKSMPAPQLLAVDLALLEEAILA, encoded by the coding sequence ATGTCAACCCTCCCTTTACTGCAACGCTATCGCTCGTTACTGGACCTTCCCCAACATACCCAACTGGTTACCCTTGCTGAAGGGAATACACCGCTGATCCCACTGCCCCGCCTGGCGGAGCAGTGGGGCGGCGACTTTGAACTTTACGTCAAGTATGAAGGGCTAAACCCCACTGGCTCATTTAAGGATCGGGGGATGACCGCCGCAATTAGCGAAGCCGTAGGTCGGGGAGCAAAGACGGTCATCTGCGCCTCTACCGGCAATACGGCGGCTTCCGCCGCTGCCTACGCAGCCCGCGCCGGTCTAAAAGCAGTCGTCCTGATCCCGCAGGGAAAAGTTGCGGCTGGTAAACTGGCCGGTGCTGTCGCTTACGGTGCCCAGGTGATTCAAATTCAAGGCTCTTTTGACGATGCCCTGCATCTGGTGGTCGAGATCTGCCAGCGGCATCCTATTGCTTTGGTCAACTCGCTTAATCCATTTCGTTTGGAAGGTCAAAAAACTGCCGCCTTTGAAATCTGTGATGTGTTGGGCAGTGCGCCAGATTGGCTGTGCCTGCCGGTAGGTAACGCCGGCAATATCACCTCCTATTGGATGGGATTCCGTCAATACGATCAGGCAAGGCAGAGCGGTTTACCGCGCATATTGGGCGTGCAGGCATGTGGGGCTGCCCCATTGGTTTTGGGACATCCTGTCGATCACCCCGAAACCGTTGCAACCGCCATCCGCATTGGCAGACCGGCGCGCGGCGAGCAAGCCTTGCAGGCTGCCGAAGAATCGGGCGGGCGGATTATTGCCGTCAGTGACGAAGAAATTCTGGCGATGCAGAAGACCCTGGCTGGCGAAGGGGTGTGGGTAGAACCGGCTTCGGCGGCTGGCTTGGCCGGCTTTGCTGCTGAAGTATTGGCGGGGCGCATTCAACCCAAAGGCAAACGGGTGGTGGCAATCTGTACCGGTCATGGATTGAAAGACCCGGATATTGTCGTGAAATCTATGCCTGCCCCTCAATTGCTGGCAGTTGACCTCGCTCTCCTCGAGGAAGCAATCTTAGCCTGA